TGCCGGAGGGCGCCGGGGCGCCGGCGGAGTTCGACGGGCTGGTACGTCGTGCCCCGGCCGTGCGCGGCGATCGCTCAGGTATCTCAGCGGATTCCCGGCCGGTGACGCCTGCGCCGGGGACCGCGGTCGTCGACTCGGACGTGGAAAATCCGCCGGGGCGCCCGATGTCTCACGGCAAACGTCGTCGGCCGGAGCGGCGTGTCCGCCGCAGGCGGTGACGAGGACACAGATCGCACCCGATCGGTCGCGGCTGGACGGGACAGGCGTTGGACGGCGGGGATGTGTCTCCCGAGTCCACGCCGGACAGTCGCCGATTCGTTCGGCGAACTTGCCACGGCCTGCGCGCAGACGCGGCTGGCAGGCGGCGGAAGACTGTCGCGGCGGTGAGCGCCGGGCCCGGAGGGGCTGAATCCACTGTTGCCGGGGTGGTGCGAAGTCGGCGCGGGTGGTCGCGGCTGCTGTCTCCGTGCGTTGCCCGGCGGACGCGCGGAGATACTGAGGACCGGACCCCGACTGCTCGGCCGGTGTCGGAACCCTGCTGTGTAGGTGCGCTCGCTGTGCGTGGGCGTGGGTCGGATCGGTGGCCCGGCGGTGGGGATGGTGGTTGGGTGCGGCAAAGTGTGAATGTGAGCGAATCGCGTTCGAAGTACACGCCCCGGCCGATGTCCAGTGCGACCACCTATGCGCTCGGTGCGGTCGCTCTCGTGTTGATCGTGTTGATCGTCATCGCGGCGATCCGCTGGGGGCGGGACGACGCGGCTGTCCGGAACGACGGCTACGGGTCGGCGCGCAACGAGACGGTGCACTCGGTGCTCGAGCAGAACGGCTCGATTCTGCTCGGCCGCCCGGACGCGAAGAAGACCATCGATGTCTTCGAGGACCCGCTGTGCCCTGGCTGCGGCAGCTTGGAGCGCATCTACGGCCAGGAGATCGCGCAGAAGATCGATGAGGGCGCGCTGGCGGTGCGTTATCGCCTGGTGAACTTCCTCGACGCGCGCTCCCGCAGCAAGGACTATTCGACCCGCGCCGTCGCCGCGAACCAGTGTGTTGCCGAAGCGGGTGCAGGTCCGGTCTACTCGAAGTTCCACACCGAGCTGTTCACCACCAAGCGCCCCAGCGAAGGCGGCGCCGACCTGAGCAACGAGGAACTCGCCGCGATCGCGGGCGACGCCGGGGCCGCCGAATCGGTCCGGCAGTGCATCGCGACCGGAGCCAAGGTCGACTCCGCCCGCAGCAGCGCCATGGCGCAGACGGCGGCGCTCGGCGAGGCCCTGGGCGGCTCGGCGGCCACGCCCGCCGTGTTCGACGGGGCGACGAAGATCGACACCAACGACGAGAACTGGGTGGTCTCGCTCACCAAGTGAGCAGTGCTGTTCGGGGTTTCAAAAGCTCACGGGTCCGGTGAGATTCGCCTCCGGTCGCACCACAAGATCGGGGCGCTCGGTGAACGGAAGGGCCGGAACGCCGACTCCACCAAATCGACGCCCCGGCCCACTCGACGGCGCGACCCGACATCCCCAGCCCCCGAGATCGCCGCTCGCCGAGTTTTCAGTTGGCTTGGGGCCGGGCAGCGGCTCCACCTGCCGCTACCCGGCCCGCGCACTCGACAGCGCGATCCGGCCCCCTGTCCCTAGACCGCACCTCGAGAGGTCTTACTTCCGCACGCCGGGCGCACTCCACGTGACCGCCGGACACCCGGAACGGGCAAACCAGCAACCCCATCTGCTCCGCCCGTCCCGAGCGTCCACCGGCTATCGCCCCTCACCCGCGCTACCGACTTCACTCGAACACATGTTCGATAATAGGCTCTTTTGCTCCGTCTTGTCACCCCCGAATCGAGGCGATTTGGTCGGCGACACACGGTTGGTGTAACTTCATTCAAGCGCGGCGGGGACACCCGGAGCGCAACCAACCAGGGGCTATGGCGCAGCTGGTAGCGCACCACACTGGCAGTGTGGGGGTCAGGGGTTCGAGTCCCCTTAGCTCCACAGAAACATCAGGTCAGGCCCGGTCTTAGACCGGGCCTGACCTTTTTCTATTGGACCTGGCCCCCATTTACCCCCCGGTTTGGCCCTGCAATTTTGTTGATGATGGCTCTGCCGTTGTGCTACCAGCGGAACGGTGGGACCTGATCCGGGTGTAGGCCGGGACCGGGAGTCATTGTGGCAGGTCGGTGGTCGTGATTCGGGCGCGCGATTTTGGGTCCATCGCGCTACATCGCAGTGGCTGGTGCACCATAGGAACCTATGGGAGCCTCTGACACTGCCGCCGATTACGACGCCGCCGAAGGAACCCTCGTCAGTATCGGCTATGAGGGGAAAACCATCGACGATCTCGTCGCCCAGCTCGTTGAACAAGACGTCCAAGTGCTCGTCGATGTACGCCTGACTCCGCTGAGCCGCAAACCTGGGTTGTCGAAGACGAAGCTCGCCGAGGCTCTTGCTGCGGTGGGCATCGGTTACGTCCACCACCGTGCACTCGGCAATCCGAAGAGCAATCGGGATGGTTTCCGCGCCGGTGAGCCAGAATCCCGCGCCCGGTATCACGACTTACTCGATAGTGCCGCTGCGACTGACGCTCTTGCGCACGTGTCCGAGCTTCTCGATGGTGGTGTGGTGGCGTTGCTGTGCTTTGAGCACGACCATGCCGAGTGCCATCGTGACATGGTGGTGCATCGACTGCTCGAAGCTCGCCCCAACGCGGCGGTGGTACACGTCTAGAACAAGGCGAGTTCGGTCTTGGAGTACCAGACGCCGAGGACGGAGAAGGATCGGCGGTGCTGGTTCTGGTTGCCGACGTAGAAGTGGACATCGCGGTCAGGTGAGAGCATTGTGTCGCGCCACTTCTGGAGGAGCATCTCGTGCGCTCGGAGGGCACCGTGGGACTTCAGCCAGCGTCGGCTGGCTTGGCCTGCCTCCCAGTCGAGCACTTTCTGGTCGTGGCCGCGGCATTTCGACGATTCGCAGCGGTACTTGTATCGCACAGCGAATGGTGCGGGTTCCAGCGGTCTGAGCGAGGTGCCGAACAGGTCCGGAGCCGACGACTTGTCGATCTTCGCCCGCTCCGCTGCGGACCAGGGTTCTCCGGCGACGACCCTGACCTCGACGTCGGTCGGTTTGACGAGTCCGAGCGACGGTGACGGGGTGCCCATGCCGCCGATAGGGTTTTGTGCGAGGAGCCCGCACATGGTAGCGGCGCCGATGAGACCGTCGAGGTTCATCCTGCGCCGCTGCCAATTGCTGCTCGTGTCCAGCAGCTCTATGTGTTCCAGCTCGTCCTGGCGCGGGCGGAACGACTCAGGGCGGTTGTCGTTGGGTTGTCTGTATGTGCCGTTGAGGCGCAGGACCTCGTACTTTTTGAACTGTTTGTCGAAGTCCTCGTTGCGGAACTTCACCGGGTAGAGACGGATCCACTCGGGACGCTCCCGATCGAGCCTGACGCCCGCCACGCAGACGGTCTCGCCGTATGTGTCGCTCGGGTTCGGGTAGGTTTTGACGGTGATCATGACCTTTACGGTCTCGTCCCCTGCACGAGGTTGCCTGAGGCCCGTCGCACTTGTGGCGCTTGGTAATTCGCTGGCCCCCATTAAGCCAGCGTAACTGGGAACACGACTCGAAACGGGCGAAACCGCGCCCAAACGCGCTCTCATCAGCCGGGATTTCTGTCGGCAGCCCCGCCGCCATCTCACAGATGTTGGTCACTCCGGCGTGCGCTCGCCCCGAGAACTATCTCTGCGCCGCGCGGGACTGTCGCTGTCGACGAAGGGCTTGACTCGACGCCGCAGTCCCGGGGACCGCTGCCGTCGGCTCGAGGCGGTACTCCGATGAGCGTGCGGGGGTGGCTCGCCCACGAGGGGGCAGGGTGCGAGAATCGCCCGATGGATGACTACACCACTCACAAGCAGCGCGCCGAGGCACTGCTCAGTGGCCTCACCGCCGGGGAGGCGGTCAGCGGAGCGGAGCGGCGGAACGTGATCGCTCAGGCGCAGGCACATGCTGCCCTCGCGCAGGCGGAAGCCCAGCGGGAGACCGCGGAGGCCATACGTGCACTTGGGGCGTTGTCAGCACGAAGCGCAGTCTGAACGAAGCAGCCTCGCAACGGGGCGCGACCCCAGCAGATCTGACGGGACCGCATGCTGACCTCGCGGGACGAGTGTGCTCACCCCGGTCCTCATGTGCCCGTCGGATAGACCGTCGATTTCGTTCGGCTGCGGGATCAGGTTGTCGTCCAGGCGACTTCGTCGATCGCGAGCCACGGTGCCCTCGCGACGACGGTGGGAGTCATATCGGTAATCGCCTTGGTTCGACGGTGAAGATGGGATTGGTCGGCGTAGCCGGCCTCGACGGCGGCATCCGCAGGCAAGCGCCCTGTCGCTAGGAGATGGGCGGCATGGTCGAAGCGGACGAGTTCGGATGCATGCTTGGGCGAGACCCCGATATGGGTCCGGAAGCGAGACCAGAGTCGCTGACGGGTCCAGCCGGTCTCTGCGGCAAGGGTCTCGATGCGGAGCAGGCCTTTGGTGCGGACGATCTGGTCCCAGGCGTACGCGATCTCGGGTGCTACACCGAATCCGCGAGGTACCCGGCTTCGGAGGAACGCGGCTGCGATTGCGAACCGGTCGTCCCACGACGGCGTCGAGCGGAGTCGCTCGGTCAAGATGGCAGCGCAGCTGCCCCACAGTTCCGGCAGCGGTGTCACGGCGCCGCCGATGACCTCGGTGTCTCGGAGAATCGCTGCGGCGATGACGGGGGACACGCGGATCTGTAGGACGTCGCCGACCCCTGCGCTGGTGATGCGTAAGGCGCCGGCATGGAGGCCGACGATCGCATTCCCCGTGACCGGGCGCCCGAGAACGTCGTAGACGACTCCGTGCTCGCTGAGATCGAGCAGGAGCGTAACCAAGGGATGCGGGATCATCGTGATGTCAACGGGACCGACGTCGTGGTACCGGAAACCCGCCATCCGGACTCCCGGAGTCGGTAGTCGGACCGGGACGGCGACGTCGACCCGACTCCAGTCCAATCCGCCCGTTGCGGTCATGCATCCCAGGTTAGCCGGAGCGGGATAACGTGACATTCGTCCAATACGGCGTGACGAGCCGGCGACGAAGCTGTCGGTATGAGCGAATCGAGTCCCACCCAGACACGCGATGACACGACAGTCCGCGGATTGCACGTCGTCATCGACGGGAACCCGGCGGCACCGCCCTTGCTACTCATCCACGGCTCGGGCGCAACCGGTTCGATGTGGGCGCCAGTGGTGCCGTCGCTCGCCACGAAGTACCGGGTGATCACGATCGACCTTCCGGGATGCGGCCAGTCCACGCCGGCGTCGACGTACGCCGTTCCGCAGCAGGCGGATCGGACTGCGGCGGTGTTGGACGAGCTCGGCGTCCGAAATCTGAAGGTGGTCGGCCACTCCAGCGGAGGGTACGTCGCTACCGCCCTCGTGGAGCGTCGTCCAGACCTGGTCGGCGAGCTGATCCTGGTCAGCACGGGGCCGAGTCACGCAGCGCTTCTCCCCGAGCCGGCGATCATCCGGGTACTCGCCTCGCCGCCCTTCGGTCCGCTCGTGTGGGCGATCCGTACCGACTCGATGATCCGCCGCGGACTGGCAGCGACAGCGGCGGCTCCGATTACGGTGCCCGACGAGGCTGTGGCCGACTTGCGAAGGACGTCCTATCGAGCTTTCCGCGCGATTCTCGCCGCCAACGGCGACTACATCGCCGCGCGGACCGTGCCCCAGCGCCTCATCGACGCCGGAAAGCCCCTCCTCGTGATCTTCGGGGATTCCGATCCTCGTTGGGACCCGGCATCGGCGCATCAGTATGAGGCGGTGCCGGGTGCCAAGCTGGAATACCTTCGCGGAGTCGGGCATATCGCGATGCTCGAGGACCGCGACGCCCTCGCCCGCTTGATTCTCGACCGCGCACTCTAGGTCGTCCCGAACGTCCTAGCCAGCAACAATTAGTATTCCACCTGGTTCAACCACGAACTTCCGGTCGGTGCGTAGCGCAGGCTTTCTCTGCACCTGTCAAGCAACAGACCGGTCGGTCGCGCTTGTTGTTGACGGCCTGGCACGCTATTTTTCTGCGGTCTCAGGCGCAGACCGCAAAGTCCTCGACATGGTTCGCCAACCGGCTCAGGACTTTGCTGCGTTTACCGAGCCGGTGCATGCTGGTGGTGTCGTCGGCCGTGAGGTTGGTCGAATCGGTCATGATCCATCGGGTCATGTCGCGGACCGACGGCGGTCGCGGCGCGGGGACCGGCATGTGGCCGGTCCTGGTGCGGCGACGACGCAGATAGCGTTGAACCTGCCGTCGGGTACCGGGGTATCCCCGCTCGGCGATCTCGCGGGTGAGTTGGGCGCCGGGCGGCTTCGGCCGGGTGCCATTGCGCACGCTCGAGTGTCGTCACCACGGCGTTCTCCCGCTGACCATCCGGTGCCCACCGGTAACCCCGCGCTTTCGTCGTCGAGGTGGCATCGGTATCAGGCTTTGCCGAGAGGCGATTGTTCGAGAACTGAAGGCGGCACCGTCGGCGGGTTTCCCCCTTTGTGCTGGTCAGTGCTCTTTCCGTGCTCCTGACCATCTCGGCGCGGTGAACCGGGCCGCTTTCCTGTCGTCCGTCGGGGGATTTGACGTTCTGATCAACGATCAGCGGGGGTCGAGTACCTGCTGTTGCGGGGTAACCCGCGGAGAGGCGCCGCGCGGTTCGGCCTCCGCAGAAAGTTGCGATCAGGCATCGAAATTCCGTTGCAGCCGAGCATGATTCGCGAATTCGACAACTTGCCTACCCGATCACGGTGGTCGCCGCGCCGGGCTGATCGTTGGGGTTGGGTTCCCCACACCGATCCTGTCCGGGCCGATGGGCTCATGACGCTCTATGTGGGGCTCAGGGGTTCGAGTCCCCTTAGCTCCACAGAAACATCAGGTCAGGCTCGGTTTCAACCGGGCCTGACCTGTCTCGTTTGGCCCCGCCCCACCTCGTGTTCCGCGGTCAGGCGGCCGGGTGGATCGCGGGGCAGGTCGACACGATATTCGGTGGCGGTGAGCTGCTGACATCCACGGCGGCGACTTCGGCATCGGCTGGTCAATGGTTTTCCGCGTGCCCGCGCGCCAGCCGGGCATCGATGTACTCGGCCATATACGGGCACTCGGTCGCGGGATTGTCGCGGTGGCAATGCAATGTGTGCTCGAGATACGCCCTGGCCGCGGTGAGCCGTTCGATTTGTGTGCTGAACGATTCGATCCGGGTGCGCACTACGTCGTGCCAGTCCTGGTCGGCGCTGCGACCGGCCAGCACCGCGGCGATATCGTCGAGGCTCATCAGCCCGGTTTCCCGCAGGTACTGGATTATCGCCAGTCGGCGTACCTCGGCTCGGTTGTAGTACCGCCGGCCGCCCCGGCGATCTTCCGGCGAGATCAACCCCGCTTTCTCCCACCAGCGCAGCGTCGACGTCGCTACGCCCAACAGTTCGGCGGCCGCACCTATCGGCATCGAGTCCACCCTGCAAGACAAGCGCATCCCGCGTCTCACACGCAACCATTGACTTGAAGTCGACTTCAACTGCGAACCTCGTTGCGACGGTTGCTATGACGAGGAGGAAACGACGATGTGTGGCATCACGGGCTGGGTCGACTGGGAGCGAGACCTCACCCAGGAACGTCCCCTGCTGGAGGCGATGACCGACACTCTCATCCCGCGCGGTCCCGACGCGGGCGGCCTGTGGCTCTCGCCCCGGGCCGCGCTCGGTCACCGACGACTGGCGGTGATCGACATCGAGGGCGGCGTGCAACCGATGCAGGCCGGTCGGGACGGCGAGCAGCCGTGTGTGCTGACCTTCAGCGGGGAGATCTACAACTTCCGGGAACTGCGCGGCGAGCTACAGCTACGGGGCCACCACTTCCATACTCGCTCGGACACCGAAGTGCTGCTACACAGCTATCTGGAATGGGGCGATCAGTGCCTGCGCCGGTTGAACGGCATGTTCGCGTTCGGCATCTGGGACCCCAACCGACAGGCCCTGTTGCTGGGCCGCGACAGGCTGGGCGTCAAACCATTGTTCTACCTGTCCTACACCACCGGGGCGCTGTTCGGCTCCGAGCTGAAGGCGGTGCTGGCCAACCCGATCGCCCCGGCCGAGGTAGATACCGAGGGCCTGGCCGAGGTGCTGTGCTTCACTCAGACCCCCGGTCACGCGGTATTCCGCAATATTCGCGCACTGCGGCCCGGCCACTACGCGTGGATCGACCGACGGGGCTGCCGGGAGCAACGGTACTGGGCGCTGGGCAGCGGGGGGCACCCCGACGACCTGCCGACCACCACCGCCGCGGTGCGGGAGCTGCTGGAGGACATCGTGCGGCGGCAACTGATCGCCGACGTGCCGGTAGGCACGTTGCTGTCCGGCGGGTTGGACTCCAGCGCCGTGACCG
Above is a genomic segment from Nocardia sputorum containing:
- a CDS encoding DsbA family protein, whose translation is MSESRSKYTPRPMSSATTYALGAVALVLIVLIVIAAIRWGRDDAAVRNDGYGSARNETVHSVLEQNGSILLGRPDAKKTIDVFEDPLCPGCGSLERIYGQEIAQKIDEGALAVRYRLVNFLDARSRSKDYSTRAVAANQCVAEAGAGPVYSKFHTELFTTKRPSEGGADLSNEELAAIAGDAGAAESVRQCIATGAKVDSARSSAMAQTAALGEALGGSAATPAVFDGATKIDTNDENWVVSLTK
- a CDS encoding DUF488 domain-containing protein; this encodes MGASDTAADYDAAEGTLVSIGYEGKTIDDLVAQLVEQDVQVLVDVRLTPLSRKPGLSKTKLAEALAAVGIGYVHHRALGNPKSNRDGFRAGEPESRARYHDLLDSAAATDALAHVSELLDGGVVALLCFEHDHAECHRDMVVHRLLEARPNAAVVHV
- a CDS encoding helix-turn-helix domain-containing protein, whose protein sequence is MAGFRYHDVGPVDITMIPHPLVTLLLDLSEHGVVYDVLGRPVTGNAIVGLHAGALRITSAGVGDVLQIRVSPVIAAAILRDTEVIGGAVTPLPELWGSCAAILTERLRSTPSWDDRFAIAAAFLRSRVPRGFGVAPEIAYAWDQIVRTKGLLRIETLAAETGWTRQRLWSRFRTHIGVSPKHASELVRFDHAAHLLATGRLPADAAVEAGYADQSHLHRRTKAITDMTPTVVARAPWLAIDEVAWTTT
- a CDS encoding alpha/beta fold hydrolase, whose protein sequence is MHVVIDGNPAAPPLLLIHGSGATGSMWAPVVPSLATKYRVITIDLPGCGQSTPASTYAVPQQADRTAAVLDELGVRNLKVVGHSSGGYVATALVERRPDLVGELILVSTGPSHAALLPEPAIIRVLASPPFGPLVWAIRTDSMIRRGLAATAAAPITVPDEAVADLRRTSYRAFRAILAANGDYIAARTVPQRLIDAGKPLLVIFGDSDPRWDPASAHQYEAVPGAKLEYLRGVGHIAMLEDRDALARLILDRAL
- a CDS encoding MerR family transcriptional regulator, whose translation is MPIGAAAELLGVATSTLRWWEKAGLISPEDRRGGRRYYNRAEVRRLAIIQYLRETGLMSLDDIAAVLAGRSADQDWHDVVRTRIESFSTQIERLTAARAYLEHTLHCHRDNPATECPYMAEYIDARLARGHAENH